TTAATAAAAATTGAAGAGGAAAAATATTTTGAAAATGTGAATATTGGAGATGTTGTTACTGGGAAAGTTAAGGAAATATTTGATTTCGGAATTATTTTAGACTTGGAAGCAACTAGCGGATTTATTCATATATCGGAAATTTCTTGGGATCAAGTGGATAATTTGACTGAAAGATACAAAATTGGTGATGAAATAAGTGCTAAAATTATCGAGAAGGATGCTGAAAAAAATAGATTGAAATTGAGTATAAAACAATTGTCGGAAGATCCTTGGATTTCATTTGCGGCAAGTCATCATGTGGGAGATATAGTGGAAGCCGTTGTAAAGGATGTGCTTGATTTTGGGCTAGTTGTAACTGTTGATGATAATTCTGGATTTGTACATGTTTCTGAACTGGCTTGGCACAATGGGGCTAAAGAACTTAAGAATTACAAGGAAGGGGATAAATTTTCTGCAAAAATTATTCAGGTTGAAAATGATAAGAAAAATGTCAAGTTAAGTGTAAAACAATTGTCAGAAAATCCGTGGGATACAGTTAAGGAAAAATACCATATTGGAGATATTTTGGAAAAACCAGTAACAGAAGTGTTTGACTTTGGGTTGCTAATTTCACTGGAAAAGGATATTGATGGGCTTTTACATGTATCTGATTTGTCTTACAAGAGGGAAGCGAACTTATCTTCAAAATATAAGGCAGGAGATTTAATTAAATTTAAAATAGTTGACTTTAATGATGAAAAAAATAGAATTACATTGAGTGCTAAGGCATTGCTGGACGACAGATGGGAAGTTCTTGAGGAAACTTATGACTTTGATAATGTGTTTACTGGAAAAATTATGAATGTTCAGGATTATGGAATTTTTGTGGAACTGGAAAAAGGGATTGAAGTATTTATTCACAAAAATGAATTTTCATGGGACAGAAAAGAGCATAAGGAATACAAAGTTGGCGATGAAGTGGAATTTAAGGTAATTGTGGTTGATAAATTGGATAAAAAATTGTCTGGAAGTATTAAGCAGCTGCAAAAATCGCCTTGGAAAGAAGCAATTGAGCAATATAAGAAAGGAAACATTGTAAATACTGAAATTGTAGAAGTTCAGGAAAACTTTGTGCTTGTTAAACTGACAGACAGATTTAACGGAATTATACCAAAACGTGAATTGACAGAGGAATTTTTGAAGGATATTTCTGAAAAGTTCTCAGTTGGAGATAAAGTTGAGGCTGTAATTACAGATATTAATGAAAAGAGAAAATCAATTGCATTATCTATGAAAAAAGTTCAGCAAATGGAAGAGAAAAAAGAACTGGATGAACTTATGAAAGTTTATGGAGTCTAATTTTATTAACAAAGAAAAAAATTAAATTTTTAGTATTTAAACATATATAATATATATAGTTAAGTATAAAAAATAAATTTTACATAATTTTAAAAAAGTGCTAAAATATAAGAGTAGATATTAGAATACTGAAATATATGGAGGTAAAATTAGATGGCAAAGGCAGAATTTATGAAATTTGCATATTTCGATAAAGAAATAGTGGAATTTGAAAAAGCGACAGTTAGTATTGCAACACACAGTTTACAATATGGAACAACTTGTTTTGGTGGAATCAGAGGATATTACAGAAATGGGAAAGTAGCAATTTTTAGACTGAAAGATCACTACATTAGGCTAATGAATGCATCAAAAATGCTAGGATTTGAATATTTCATTACTTGGGATGAATTTAAGGATATTGTTACAGAATTAGTTAAGAAGAATGATGTAAAAGAAGACTTTTATATGCGTCCATTCATTTTCTGTAAAGAGCCTAGATTATCACCTAAGAAGGCAGGGTTAGACTTTGATTTAGCGATTTATATGTTACCGCTTGCAGATTATGTAAGTTCAGAAGGTGGATTAGACCTAATGAGTTCAACTTATAGAAAATACAACGATTCATCAATTCCAACAAAGGCAAAAGCAGGAGGTTCATACATTAACTCATTCCTTGCGACAAGTGATGCTCAAAGAAATGGTTATGATGACGCATTGATGTTTGATGATGCAGGAAATGTGGTGGAAGTATCAGTTGCAAATATAATTCTTGTTTACAGAGATCAAATAATAATCCCTGATACTGGAAATGCGGCTCTTGAAGGAATTACAGTAAGATCAGCATTGGAATTGCTTGAACACAATGGATATAAAATAACTCGTGGAAAAATTGACAGATCAATGGTTTTCTCAGCTGATGAGTTATTGGTAACAGGAACAGCAATGAAAATCACTTATGCAGAATCATTGGACAGACGTCCTATCGGACAACTGGACTTTAATGCAAAACCAGAAGCTGGTAAATTTCATAAATTATTAAAATCAGAATATGAAAAAGTAATCAATGGAGAACATGAATTGTCTTCTGAATGGTTATTTATCGTAGAATAAAAAATAAGTACACTGGAAATGTTTTAAAAAGGCATTAAAGGTGTACTTTTATATATTTTAAAGTTAAACAAAGAAACTTAAATAAGTTTTAGTTTCAAATAGTTTTTCTTAATAATAATTTTTTTATTATTTCAAAAAAAACTTGTATTTACAACAAAATAGGAGTAGAATATAGTTGAAAAGGGAGAAGAGAAAGTGTTGAGAGTTATTTGAAAGGCACATAAAGGTGAGAACAAAATTGAAACTTCTTGGGAAATTAAATAGTAATGTAAAATTTGGGAAGAGAGATGGTTTTTGGATCATCTCTCTTTTTGCGATTACAAAAGGAACTGATAAAAAAATTTGAATACGAAACTATAATTTTTTAATTTGTTAGAATATATTATACGATTTATGAAACTAAAAAATTTATAATAAATTCGTTATTTAGATGGAGTTTAGTATTAAATTGCATAAAAAAACTTTCAAGAAAATTAATATCTCAAAAGCATTTTTTATAAAATTAAATATTCAAATCATTCTTTTTGATAAATTCTAACAATGCAGCACAACCTTTTACCACATCATCATAAGTTGTATCAAAATCGCCAGTAAACCACGGATCTTTTATTTCCTGTTTTTCTCCTGCATATTCCAGCAGCATTTTTATTTCGCCTTTATTTTTGCCATCTGCGAAAAGTTTTATATTTTCTATATTGCTTTCATCCATTCCAATAATATAATCGGCATCCAAATCATCGTTATTTAAAATTCTGGAATACATTCCTTTTACGCTAATTCCTTCTTTGGCGAGCCTAGTTTTGGTACCGTGATGAACTGGATTTCCGTGTTCCCAAGGACTTGTTGCAGCTGAATCAATAATAATTTTGTCAGATAGCCCTTCTTTTTTTACCATATCTCGAAAGACTGCCTCTGCCATTGGAGAACGGCATATATTTCCTAGACAGACAAATAATACTTTTACCATTTTCACCTCTTCATTTTTTTTATTTTAATCTAATTATTTTAATTTTTTAAAAACTTCTCCGATACTTTCATGTATAACCAAATCTGTAAAATCGTCTTGCTCAGTTTTGGATTTATTTATTAAAACAAGATTTTTTCCTTGAAAATATTGCACAAGAGAAGCGGCTGGATACACGATAAGGGAAGTTCCGCCTATAATTAATGTATCGGCTCTGGATATTTCGTTTATTGCCTTTCTAAAAGTATCTGGATCAGGTATTTCTTCGTATAAAGTAACATCTGGTTTTATAATTCCGCCACACTTTGCACAATGAGGGATACTTTCGGTTTCACAGATTTTCAAAAATTCCTCCAGATTATATTTTTTTCTGCAAATAACACAAGTATTGCTGTCAACAGTTCCATGTAGCTTCAAAACATTTTTACTCCCAGCCATTTCATGCAGACAGTCGATATTTTGAGTAATAACAGCCGTCAATTTTCCACCTTGTTCCAGTCTTGCTAAATATTCATGAGCAAAATTGGGTTTTGCATCGGGATAAACAAGATGTTTTTTATAAAAGTCATAAAATTCTTCTGGATATTTTTCGTACATTGTGTGGGAAACAAGTTCTTCTGGAGAAAAATTCCTATCAAGTTTTAGATTGTAGACTCCGTCTGCACTTCTAAAATCAGGAATGCCAGATTCTGTGGAAACACCTGCACCTCCAAAAAAGACGATTCTTTTGCTTTCATCAATTATTTTTTGAAGTAAACTTATTTTATCCATTTTTATCACCTATTTTAGTATATTATTTAAAAATTTAATAATTTTTGATACCTCATATTTGCTTACTTTAATGTCATTATAATTTTTTAATAAATTATATATTTTATCAGCAAACTCTTCTATATTCATATTATTTTTATTTAATATATATTCTATTTTTTTTCTTAAGTTATCTTTATTTAATTTACCATAAAAAATTTCATATTTTACACAAATAAACATAATAATCTCTTCTTTATAAAGAGTATTCTTTATATAATTCACAAAAATATTAGAATCTCGTATAAAATTATTATAGAGGAATAATAATTCCTGTAATGATAAATCACAAAATAAGTTATTTAAGTTTATATTATAAATCCCATTTTTAAAAATATTGGAATCTTTTTTAAAAGAATAAATGTGATGCATATCTAATAATGATAAATCATGATGACGTAATAAAAGTAAGTCATTAAATATTTTTTTCATAAAAGAATATAAATTATCATCTGATTCAATGAAGCTTGGAAAATTTTTATAAATTTTTAAATAGTCTTTACACCAGTCAATTAATTCATTATGCTCTATTATGCTATTTATAGCTAATCTATCTTCTGTCCTTTCATTGTAAAGGATATGTTGAACTATTAAAAATTTAAACTTATAATTTCTAAATATAGTAAAATTTTTATAAATCTCTTTTAAACTAATAATGGGTTTGTTTCCATCTTCAAAAATTTTTTCTAAATCGTTTTTCGTGACTTTATGATTAATATTAGTATTATTTTCAATAAACTTTGAACATTCGATAAATAATTTTCTTTTATTATTAATTTTTGGTAAATCATCAAAAATGGATTTTAATTCTTTTTTAAAAAAGGTAATATTTGTATACCCTGAGTAATTAACACTATTTTTATTATCAGTATTAAACATTTGGTATAATATAAAACAGACTTTTTGTGATATATTCATATTATTATATAAAATTTCGATTTTAGAATTTTCAATTTGTGTTGAAATAAATTCTGATGTTAAAATTTCTAATAAAACTAATGAACATAAGTTTTTATTTTTTGAGTTTTTAAATAAAGAATGTTTAAAAATGCTTTCAATATCATTTTTTTCTATTTTATCTTTAAATTCGAAAATTGTTTTCAAATAATCTTTAAAAAAAGTTGTATTATCTCTAAATTCTGGAAAGTTATTTAATAAATTGCAATCATATGATATAAATTCATATAAAATAGATTTATCCAAATTTGAAATAAATTTTAGTTTTTCATAAAGAAAAAAACAATATTCGGTACTTGCTCCAGTTATTAAATTCTTTTGTTCGTGATTTTTTAAGGATTTATAAAAAATAATTTTTAAATAAGATTTTATATCATGTGTTTCAATATTTTTTAGATCATACTGTATATTTCTAAAGAAATTTTCTGAAAAATCAGTAGGATTAAAATTTTTAATATTATTAAATAAATCAGAATATTTTATTTGAATATTTTTTTCAATTTCATCATATAATTTCAAGCTAATATTTTTATCACCACTATACGCATAGTTAATAATTTTTATGCTCAATGATAAAAGAAAAATAAAAAGTAAACATAAAATTATGAGCACAATCCACCAAATAATTGCTATAATATATTTACATTTCATTAAATTGTATTTCGCTAAAAAAAAATAAAGAAATGGAAGTAATAATAACATTGTTAACATTATAATAAAAATTTTTTTTTTAGTTATTCTATATGGTTTATACCAGTTTAATAAATAAAGAACTTTAACCTCATTTAAATATTTTTCATTATATTGAGAAATATACTGTAAAAATCCTATATATATTCCATACATAGTTAAAATAGCAATTATTATTGGAATGCTTATATTAATTTTTGGAATAACAATATTTTCTATAATTTTACCTCCTAACCTAGTTTTGCTTGTAATTAACTATAAAAATTTATATTTAATACATTATCATAAATTTATTTTTATGATAGTATCATTTTAAAAATTAAACTCAAAAATTATGAATATTTTATAAAAATTTTTAGTTTTTATTAGCCTGATTTTGTAGAAATTCAAGCAGATACTGTATATTGTTATTTATAAACTATAGATATTTCAATTTTCCTCTAAAATCTTCAATAGTTTTGTATCCTTTTTTATCCATAATAGCTTTTAATTCGTTAGTTATTCTCTCAAAAGCAGCAGGCCCTTCCTTGTGCAAAGTTGTACCAATTTGAACCATGCTAGCTCCACATAGAATATGCTCAAAAGCATCCTGTCCTGTAAGAACTCCGCCTGTTCCAATAATTTTAATAGATGGATTCAATCTTTGATAGAATGCGTGAACATTGGCAAGAGCAGTTGGTTTTATATATTCTCCCCCAATTCCGCCAAATCCATTTTTAGGTTTTATTACAACACTTTCATCTTCAATTACAAGTCCGTTTCCAATGCTGTTTACACAGTTTATAAATGTTAGTGGAAATTTGTTGAATACTGTGGCTGCCTGATCGAAGTGGACAATGTCGAAGTAAGGAGGCAATTTTACTCCAAGTGGTTTTTTGAAATATGAAAAAATATCTGTTAATAATTTTTCAGTAGTTTCCAGATCATAGGCAATTTGTGGTTTTCCTGGCACATTTGGGCAGGACAGGTTAAGTTCTGTTATTCCATTAAAATCACTTTCCTGAACTTTTTTAAGTAATGTGTGAGTGTCTTCTGTTGACATTCCAACTAATGAGAAAAAGAAAGTTCTATCAGGATGTGTTTTCTGTAATTCCAATAAATATTCTAAATAGTAGTCAAATCCCAAATTTGGAAGTCCCATTGAATTTATACTTCCTAAAGCTGTATCATAGTATCTAGGTTCAGGATTTCCGGGACGTGACTGTAATGTGGCAGTTTTGGTAACAAATGTTCCAGCTTGTGAATTTGTCACTTGTTCCAATTCATTTCTGTCGTAGCAGTAAACTCCCGCCGCATTCATAAAGCAGTTTTCAAATTCAAAATTACCAATGTGTGTTTTTGTAGTTGCCATTTTTCCTCCTAAAATTTATTGTTTTATTTTTATTTAAATTACAGATGTAAAGCTGATTTATAGTATTGGATAGCCAGTTTTAACTGATCTGCTTCTTCATAAAGTTTTGCAACTTCAATTACATTGTCAGAAATTTTCAGATATTCGCTGCCTTTCAAGTTTTGTTCAGCTGCATCAAATTTTCCAAGTTTTATACAGCATTTTCCAAAATTAAATTTCATTTTTGCTTCGTCAATTTTTCTCATATCAACTTTTGCATTTTCACGTGTCTTTCCTTCAAAAAAGTGGTTATAGTTTGTGTAGGCAAGATTATAGTTCTTTTCATCAGCAAATATATTTCCAAGCAATGCAAAGGCTTCCAAATGATTTTCGTCTGCAAGTAATGTTAAATAGTGTTTTGCAAGAGTGAGGTTGTTTTTATCAGTATAAAGTTTTGAAAGCACTTCCTGTGCCCTTTTGTTGTCAAAATCATCTGCTGCTGTTTTAAGATGTCTTTCAGCAGTTTCAATATCCTGTTTTTCTCCATACAGTTTTCCAAGCAAGTAATATGATTCACCATTATCTTTGGCTTTATGCAGATATTCCTCAGCTAGCTCAACCTGTCCATTGTCATAGTAAATTTTGGCAAGCAGTACCTGAGCTTCCTGATCCCTTTCATCGGCAACAGGTTTTAAATAATCTATTGCCAGATTTTTCTTTTTATATTGATAATACAGTTTTCCCAAATTATATTGAGATTTCTGATTCCCGTTATTTATTGCCAGTTTGTAATAGTATTCTGCCAATTCAAAGTTGGATTTTCTTTTGTAAACTGTTCCAAGTTTATCCTGTAATTCAAAATCTCCACCATCAGCAATTTTTTTTAAGTATTTTTCAGCCAGATTTAGTTTGTCGTATTTAAGATAAATGTCCGCAAGTATGAGAAAAGCCTTTCTGCTTCCGCTTTTAGCCGCTTCCTTTAAATATTTTTCAGCCAAGATGTCAGAACCACTGTCATAGTAGCTTTTCCCCATTTCGTACAATCGCCCTGAATCATCATTTTCGATATTATCGAAACTTTCAAATTCGATATTTTCCATAAAAAGTAACCTCCTATTTTTCAATATTTTATTTTTATTATTTTCAAATTTTAAACTTTATTATTCAAAATTTGAGTTTAAATTTAAAATTATTACATTGTAGAAAAACTACTTTAAAACTAAACTCCAAAATTATGACTATTTTACTCAAATCCTAAGTTTAATCAATTTTTGTCAGTTCAATTTTAAATGAGTTTGAATACATTATATTATACTATATTTTTTTATATTTGTCATATTATTTCAGAAAAATAAAAAAATTTTTAAGTGATTTTTTATAATTTTATACTATTTAAATGGGAAATAGTATAAGAGGTATGGCGTCTGATACCTCTGCTTAAAATAAACTTGAATATATAAAAATAAGAAAAAACATTTTTTAACCATAATAACCTTACTGAATAATTGAGAATTAAATTTTATAAAAATATATAGAAAAAACTTAAAAATAATGCTAAAATATTTACATAAAATTATGTTTTATGAAAAAAAATTTAATAGATAGAGGTGGAAAGTGAAAGAGAAAATTATTATTATTGATTTTGGTTCACAATATAGCCAATTAATTGCCAGAAGAATTAGGGAAATGGAAGTTTATTGCGAAATTGTGCCTTTAATTGATATTGAAAAAATAAAAAATGGAGAAGAAAAGGTAAAAGGTATTATCTTTTCAGGAGGCCCTGCCTCAGTTTATGAAAAAGACGCTCCAACTGTTAATCCTGAGGTATTTAACTTAAATCTTCCTATTTTAGGAATTTGTTATGGAATGCAGCTTATCACACATTTAAATGGTGGAAAAGTTGAAAAGGCTGATTCGAGAGAGTTTGGAAAAGCTGTATTAGAAGTAGAAAAT
This genomic stretch from Leptotrichia trevisanii DSM 22070 harbors:
- a CDS encoding NAD-dependent protein deacylase — protein: MDKISLLQKIIDESKRIVFFGGAGVSTESGIPDFRSADGVYNLKLDRNFSPEELVSHTMYEKYPEEFYDFYKKHLVYPDAKPNFAHEYLARLEQGGKLTAVITQNIDCLHEMAGSKNVLKLHGTVDSNTCVICRKKYNLEEFLKICETESIPHCAKCGGIIKPDVTLYEEIPDPDTFRKAINEISRADTLIIGGTSLIVYPAASLVQYFQGKNLVLINKSKTEQDDFTDLVIHESIGEVFKKLK
- a CDS encoding tetratricopeptide repeat protein encodes the protein MENIEFESFDNIENDDSGRLYEMGKSYYDSGSDILAEKYLKEAAKSGSRKAFLILADIYLKYDKLNLAEKYLKKIADGGDFELQDKLGTVYKRKSNFELAEYYYKLAINNGNQKSQYNLGKLYYQYKKKNLAIDYLKPVADERDQEAQVLLAKIYYDNGQVELAEEYLHKAKDNGESYYLLGKLYGEKQDIETAERHLKTAADDFDNKRAQEVLSKLYTDKNNLTLAKHYLTLLADENHLEAFALLGNIFADEKNYNLAYTNYNHFFEGKTRENAKVDMRKIDEAKMKFNFGKCCIKLGKFDAAEQNLKGSEYLKISDNVIEVAKLYEEADQLKLAIQYYKSALHL
- a CDS encoding branched-chain amino acid transaminase — its product is MAKAEFMKFAYFDKEIVEFEKATVSIATHSLQYGTTCFGGIRGYYRNGKVAIFRLKDHYIRLMNASKMLGFEYFITWDEFKDIVTELVKKNDVKEDFYMRPFIFCKEPRLSPKKAGLDFDLAIYMLPLADYVSSEGGLDLMSSTYRKYNDSSIPTKAKAGGSYINSFLATSDAQRNGYDDALMFDDAGNVVEVSVANIILVYRDQIIIPDTGNAALEGITVRSALELLEHNGYKITRGKIDRSMVFSADELLVTGTAMKITYAESLDRRPIGQLDFNAKPEAGKFHKLLKSEYEKVINGEHELSSEWLFIVE
- a CDS encoding S1 RNA-binding domain-containing protein, which codes for MNEKEFEVLLEEYLPEEKKSGDVVEGIITRKELDYGFLDLNAKKEGRIYASEVKDFEIGDKIEVKVLREDDENIIVSKFVLDKAKELASFNVDDIVTGEIIKKIKGGYTVRIGKNEAFLPFSLARFDKNKDYTGQKFKFLIKEKNKSNITISRSDLIKIEEEKYFENVNIGDVVTGKVKEIFDFGIILDLEATSGFIHISEISWDQVDNLTERYKIGDEISAKIIEKDAEKNRLKLSIKQLSEDPWISFAASHHVGDIVEAVVKDVLDFGLVVTVDDNSGFVHVSELAWHNGAKELKNYKEGDKFSAKIIQVENDKKNVKLSVKQLSENPWDTVKEKYHIGDILEKPVTEVFDFGLLISLEKDIDGLLHVSDLSYKREANLSSKYKAGDLIKFKIVDFNDEKNRITLSAKALLDDRWEVLEETYDFDNVFTGKIMNVQDYGIFVELEKGIEVFIHKNEFSWDRKEHKEYKVGDEVEFKVIVVDKLDKKLSGSIKQLQKSPWKEAIEQYKKGNIVNTEIVEVQENFVLVKLTDRFNGIIPKRELTEEFLKDISEKFSVGDKVEAVITDINEKRKSIALSMKKVQQMEEKKELDELMKVYGV
- a CDS encoding low molecular weight protein-tyrosine-phosphatase, whose protein sequence is MVKVLFVCLGNICRSPMAEAVFRDMVKKEGLSDKIIIDSAATSPWEHGNPVHHGTKTRLAKEGISVKGMYSRILNNDDLDADYIIGMDESNIENIKLFADGKNKGEIKMLLEYAGEKQEIKDPWFTGDFDTTYDDVVKGCAALLEFIKKNDLNI
- a CDS encoding dihydroorotate oxidase, whose amino-acid sequence is MATTKTHIGNFEFENCFMNAAGVYCYDRNELEQVTNSQAGTFVTKTATLQSRPGNPEPRYYDTALGSINSMGLPNLGFDYYLEYLLELQKTHPDRTFFFSLVGMSTEDTHTLLKKVQESDFNGITELNLSCPNVPGKPQIAYDLETTEKLLTDIFSYFKKPLGVKLPPYFDIVHFDQAATVFNKFPLTFINCVNSIGNGLVIEDESVVIKPKNGFGGIGGEYIKPTALANVHAFYQRLNPSIKIIGTGGVLTGQDAFEHILCGASMVQIGTTLHKEGPAAFERITNELKAIMDKKGYKTIEDFRGKLKYL